The following proteins come from a genomic window of Corynebacterium crudilactis:
- a CDS encoding MFS transporter, translated as MNEITHPYRTRVLGGLAFAQVTIGLSNGVTLSMGSLLAAHLAGASWGGSAATLTTVGAAIFSIPLSKMVSRYDRRTSLSTGMLLGCVGAILAIVGAQLGLFPVVLLAFLFLGSMSAVNLQARFAATDVASERTRGRDLSLVVWSTTIGAIAGPNLFEPSTRFSQAVGLEEHAGAYLLCLIGQIIAIAVWQFTLPKGLKPEVIPNKTQEKSKLTPKAMQAISSVATAHFSMVGLMSMAAIHMQGHGAGLTIIGFTISLHIAGMYALSPVFGLLTDKFGRNFTIFSGFAMLAASAALLLIWPEPQWAMIASMILLGLGWNSALVGSSALLVDATPPHDRTYAQGRSDLTMNLAGASGGLIAGPLIALGGMPTLAGVVLAVVLLQFLISSRTSLKSS; from the coding sequence ATGAATGAAATTACCCATCCGTACCGGACCCGAGTTCTGGGTGGTTTAGCTTTTGCTCAGGTGACAATTGGCCTGAGCAATGGCGTGACTTTATCTATGGGCAGCTTGCTTGCCGCGCATTTGGCCGGTGCGTCTTGGGGTGGATCGGCAGCTACATTAACTACCGTTGGCGCTGCGATCTTTTCCATTCCGCTTTCTAAAATGGTGTCTAGATATGATCGCCGTACGTCATTAAGCACCGGCATGCTGTTGGGTTGTGTTGGCGCGATCTTAGCTATCGTCGGTGCCCAATTAGGTTTATTCCCGGTGGTTTTGCTCGCGTTCCTCTTCTTAGGTTCCATGTCTGCGGTTAATCTTCAAGCACGTTTTGCGGCAACTGATGTAGCTAGCGAACGCACTCGCGGCAGGGATTTATCGCTTGTCGTGTGGTCCACCACCATTGGTGCAATCGCTGGACCTAATCTTTTTGAACCAAGCACGCGTTTTAGCCAAGCGGTTGGTTTAGAGGAACATGCCGGCGCTTATTTACTGTGCTTGATTGGCCAGATTATTGCCATTGCGGTGTGGCAATTTACGCTGCCCAAGGGCCTCAAACCAGAGGTCATTCCTAATAAAACTCAGGAGAAAAGCAAGCTCACACCCAAGGCGATGCAGGCGATTTCTTCAGTCGCTACTGCGCACTTCTCCATGGTCGGACTCATGTCGATGGCCGCCATTCACATGCAAGGCCACGGCGCAGGCTTAACTATCATCGGGTTCACCATCAGTCTGCACATCGCCGGAATGTATGCACTTTCGCCCGTATTTGGTCTACTCACGGATAAATTCGGCCGCAATTTCACGATCTTTTCCGGTTTCGCCATGCTCGCAGCTTCAGCTGCACTATTGCTCATTTGGCCAGAACCACAGTGGGCCATGATCGCCTCCATGATTCTGCTGGGGCTCGGCTGGAACTCGGCGTTAGTCGGTTCCTCCGCTTTGCTTGTCGACGCCACCCCACCCCACGACCGCACCTACGCCCAGGGGCGCAGCGATCTAACGATGAACCTTGCTGGTGCTTCAGGCGGGTTGATCGCTGGACCGCTGATTGCACTCGGTGGAATGCCTACCTTGGCGGGTGTTGTCCTAGCTGTGGTGCTTCTGCAGTTCTTGATCAGTTCCAGAACATCACTTAAATCTAGCTAA
- a CDS encoding M20/M25/M40 family metallo-hydrolase has product MALYDETLTLLQELIRNACVNDLTPDSGQEVRNADSLERFFAGTPNVSITRMEPRPGRTSIIVTVPGTDEDAEPLTLLGHTDVVPIDLPKWTKDPFGAEISDGQIWGRGSVDMLFITATQAAVTREIAREGGLRGTLTFVGVADEEARGGLGAKWLSEEHPELFSWKNCLSESGGSHLPVSDGSDAVIINVGEKGAAQRRIHVNGDAGHGSIPFDRDSAIVKIGEVARRIAAADLKVAKDDIWQGFVQAHRFDAATEQALLDGTDPDAYAEFGGLARFAHAVSHLTIAQTVVRAGQAINVLPSHAYLELDIRTLPGQTNDYVDDMLRTALGDLADEVEIEHLISEEATVSPTDSRLYSTLEKVLGDFFPGAPVVPVISSGGSDLRFGRRLGGVGYGFAVHARERTLAEAMGQLHSHDEALYLEDLELTVQGYEAVVREFLS; this is encoded by the coding sequence ATGGCGCTTTACGACGAAACCCTCACCCTTCTTCAGGAACTTATCCGCAATGCTTGCGTCAACGACTTGACCCCAGATTCAGGTCAAGAAGTACGTAATGCGGATAGCCTGGAACGCTTCTTTGCGGGTACTCCAAATGTCTCGATTACAAGGATGGAACCCCGTCCGGGTCGTACCTCTATCATCGTGACGGTGCCTGGCACGGATGAAGATGCAGAGCCGTTGACCCTGCTCGGGCACACCGATGTGGTGCCAATCGATCTGCCTAAATGGACTAAAGATCCCTTTGGTGCAGAGATCTCTGATGGCCAGATTTGGGGCCGCGGATCAGTGGATATGCTCTTTATTACCGCAACCCAAGCAGCTGTGACCCGTGAAATTGCACGAGAGGGTGGACTGCGTGGCACCTTAACCTTCGTCGGCGTAGCTGATGAGGAAGCCCGCGGTGGATTAGGCGCAAAATGGCTCTCTGAAGAACACCCAGAGCTATTTAGCTGGAAGAATTGCCTCTCTGAATCAGGGGGATCTCATCTGCCTGTGAGCGATGGCAGCGATGCAGTGATCATTAACGTCGGTGAAAAGGGCGCCGCACAGCGTCGCATTCACGTCAACGGCGATGCCGGTCACGGCTCAATTCCTTTTGATAGGGACAGCGCCATTGTGAAAATTGGTGAAGTGGCGCGCCGAATTGCAGCTGCTGATCTGAAGGTAGCCAAGGATGATATTTGGCAAGGCTTTGTGCAAGCACACCGTTTTGATGCCGCAACTGAACAGGCGCTTTTGGATGGCACCGATCCCGATGCCTATGCAGAATTCGGCGGATTGGCACGTTTCGCACATGCCGTATCGCATCTCACGATCGCGCAGACTGTTGTTCGCGCAGGCCAAGCCATCAACGTCTTGCCATCGCATGCGTATCTAGAGCTAGATATCCGCACGCTACCTGGGCAAACTAATGATTATGTCGATGATATGTTGCGTACTGCTTTGGGTGACCTCGCCGACGAAGTAGAAATTGAACACCTCATCTCTGAGGAAGCAACAGTTAGCCCTACTGATTCTCGTTTGTATTCCACCTTGGAAAAGGTCCTGGGCGATTTCTTCCCAGGAGCTCCTGTTGTTCCTGTTATTTCCTCAGGCGGATCTGACTTGCGTTTCGGCCGACGTCTCGGTGGAGTTGGCTACGGTTTTGCTGTTCATGCCCGCGAACGCACCTTGGCAGAAGCCATGGGACAGCTGCACTCACATGACGAGGCGCTGTACCTGGAAGATTTAGAACTCACAGTTCAAGGATATGAGGCTGTCGTGCGCGAATTCCTTAGCTAG
- a CDS encoding methionine ABC transporter permease, which produces MTELFDTRVSNQQYLDAMYETIYMVGISLFIGTLLGIPIAVLLVLTRKEGLKPNAVIYNVLNVIVNVIRSLPFIILMVAIVPFTRFISGTSIGTTAALVPLTIYIAPYIGRLIENSLLEVPDGIMEAAQAMGASTWQTIRYFLLPEAKSSIVLAMTTACVGLIGATAMAGVIGGGGVGDLAVSYGYQQFDTVAMIATVIILIIVVQGIQSLGNWLAARSRY; this is translated from the coding sequence ATGACCGAGCTTTTTGATACACGGGTATCTAATCAGCAATACCTCGATGCGATGTACGAAACCATCTATATGGTGGGCATTTCATTGTTTATTGGCACGTTGCTAGGCATCCCAATCGCGGTGCTTTTGGTGCTCACGCGCAAGGAAGGCCTGAAGCCCAATGCGGTGATTTATAATGTGCTGAATGTGATTGTGAATGTCATTCGCTCGCTACCGTTTATTATTTTGATGGTGGCGATTGTGCCATTCACCAGGTTTATTTCTGGCACCTCCATTGGCACCACTGCAGCGTTGGTTCCGCTGACGATCTATATTGCGCCATATATTGGCCGCCTCATTGAGAACTCCCTGCTGGAAGTACCCGATGGAATCATGGAAGCAGCCCAGGCAATGGGTGCCTCCACCTGGCAAACTATCCGCTATTTCTTGCTGCCGGAAGCGAAAAGTTCCATTGTGCTGGCCATGACGACCGCGTGCGTTGGTCTAATTGGCGCGACCGCGATGGCCGGTGTGATTGGCGGCGGTGGTGTCGGTGACTTGGCAGTATCCTATGGTTACCAGCAGTTCGATACAGTAGCGATGATTGCCACCGTGATCATTTTGATCATCGTTGTTCAAGGCATTCAGTCCCTGGGAAACTGGCTTGCTGCACGCTCGCGTTACTAG
- a CDS encoding methionine ABC transporter ATP-binding protein gives MPAVSFRNVSKSFGKLHALEDISFDVEQGQIFGVVGTSGAGKSTLIRTVNGLETPTAGVVEVLGVEPATLGARELRQLRANVSMVFQHYNLLSSKTVAENVAMPLVLAGVSTREINERVAKVLDLVGLADRAGNRPKQLSGGQQQRVGIARALVTNPKILLCDEPTSALDPLTTEQILELIVKINAELGLTVLIITHQMDVVAKIADGVAVLENGGLLETGPVDEVFAAPQKPLTQRFVDTVLPSKLSDEVVWEAKRAEGVVVKLSYRDHAARNLIADLGERFGVQVSMLQAAEAPLRRSIVGTLVLSLTGARKKDAAQWAAEQDGIDAEVLS, from the coding sequence ATGCCAGCGGTATCTTTTAGAAACGTTTCAAAGAGTTTCGGCAAGCTGCATGCATTAGAAGACATCAGCTTTGATGTGGAACAAGGCCAGATTTTTGGCGTCGTGGGCACCTCCGGCGCTGGTAAATCCACGCTGATCAGAACAGTTAATGGCTTAGAAACTCCCACTGCTGGTGTCGTTGAGGTGTTGGGAGTAGAGCCAGCAACGTTGGGCGCCCGCGAGCTGCGGCAATTACGCGCCAACGTGTCCATGGTGTTTCAACACTACAACCTGCTGAGTTCTAAAACCGTGGCGGAAAACGTCGCGATGCCTTTAGTGCTTGCTGGTGTCAGTACACGAGAAATCAATGAACGTGTGGCCAAAGTATTGGACTTGGTGGGGCTGGCAGATCGCGCCGGGAACCGACCTAAGCAACTATCCGGTGGTCAGCAGCAGCGCGTGGGTATTGCGCGCGCATTGGTGACCAATCCGAAGATTTTGCTGTGCGATGAGCCGACTTCTGCGCTTGATCCGCTGACTACTGAACAGATTTTGGAATTGATCGTGAAGATCAATGCGGAACTGGGCTTGACGGTGTTGATTATTACCCACCAAATGGATGTGGTGGCGAAAATCGCTGATGGTGTGGCGGTACTCGAAAATGGTGGGTTGCTGGAAACAGGCCCAGTTGATGAGGTTTTCGCTGCTCCACAAAAGCCATTGACCCAGCGGTTTGTGGATACGGTGCTTCCTTCCAAACTTTCTGATGAGGTGGTCTGGGAGGCCAAACGTGCGGAGGGGGTCGTCGTCAAGCTGTCTTACCGAGATCACGCGGCGCGCAACCTGATCGCAGACCTGGGCGAGCGCTTTGGTGTGCAGGTGTCTATGTTGCAGGCGGCGGAGGCGCCGTTGCGACGCTCAATCGTGGGCACCTTGGTGCTGAGTTTGACCGGCGCGCGCAAAAAGGACGCCGCGCAGTGGGCGGCGGAGCAAGATGGAATTGATGCGGAGGTGCTGTCATGA
- a CDS encoding MetQ/NlpA family ABC transporter substrate-binding protein translates to MITSTARKIGALIGAVALSASLVACSSDSSSNENLIKVGTSPGPYSQLFQDGIDPILTEQGFEIEYTEFSDLQQADTAVDEGSVDLNVDQHTAYLEVFNRERGGNLASLVEIPTVPAKLYSERYGSLDEVADGQTVGIPLDASNQSRAYNILAKAGWITLKEGHDPVQLTENDIAENPHNLKITPMDSATIPRALQDLDWGVIPGSISFSSGVDPELALLDEDLRDSLILVAVTTEDKTDTEWAQAVIDAYQSDEFASFLEEENSNGYWFVPDYK, encoded by the coding sequence ATGATCACGTCTACCGCTCGGAAAATTGGTGCGCTCATCGGCGCTGTCGCATTATCGGCATCCTTAGTTGCTTGCTCCAGTGACTCTTCCTCGAATGAAAACCTCATCAAGGTCGGAACTTCTCCTGGACCATACTCACAGCTATTTCAAGATGGCATTGATCCAATCCTGACTGAGCAGGGCTTTGAGATTGAGTACACCGAATTCTCTGATCTGCAGCAGGCTGATACTGCTGTTGATGAAGGATCTGTGGATCTTAACGTTGATCAGCACACTGCTTACCTTGAGGTCTTTAACCGTGAGCGCGGCGGAAACCTGGCTTCACTAGTAGAGATCCCAACTGTGCCTGCCAAGCTTTACTCTGAGCGTTATGGTTCTTTGGATGAAGTAGCCGATGGACAAACAGTCGGTATTCCTTTGGATGCTTCTAACCAGTCCCGCGCCTACAACATTCTTGCCAAGGCTGGCTGGATTACGTTGAAGGAAGGCCACGATCCTGTTCAGCTGACTGAGAACGATATCGCGGAGAACCCACACAACCTCAAGATCACTCCAATGGATTCTGCGACTATTCCACGCGCACTGCAGGACTTGGACTGGGGAGTAATTCCAGGCTCCATTTCTTTCTCCTCCGGAGTTGATCCTGAATTAGCTCTTCTGGATGAAGATCTGCGGGATTCTCTCATTCTTGTTGCCGTGACCACCGAAGATAAGACTGATACTGAGTGGGCGCAGGCTGTTATTGATGCTTACCAGTCCGATGAGTTCGCATCCTTCTTGGAAGAAGAAAACTCCAACGGCTACTGGTTTGTACCGGACTACAAGTAA
- a CDS encoding cytochrome b/b6 domain-containing protein yields the protein MDGTSPQNKISATPPAPGNAIPAPGGAIPAPINNAQNPVSQPDPPKLPAPGSAIPTPGGAVPTPGMAIPVPGTATPAVPAPPTAPLTPAAPGSAIPAPGLSTPAVSAPGNAVSTPGIASPTPGAAIPAPGMATPSAPGSSAPSIPVPGSVTPPAPGIAAPGATLPAPGIPTPGAALPIPGAPGVPGIPQAPGTPGAPTAAATPVKPVFQDAEKLPRTDEAGNTKKELPLRVRLAQPITRKQWAMTLGVFFLGAVVVAAVAVTLTKWAFTTEWLQDFVEKYPGKYDTPAGAPVGIPAWLSWQHFFNMFFMVLIIKTGIEINRTRRPKGYWTPKKGGKKISLTLWIHLVLDLLWIINGAVFIVLLFATGQWMRIVPTSWDVFPNALSAGLQYLSLDWPTENGWANYNSLQELTYFFTIFIAAPLSIVSGFRMSSYWPKNNAAMNKVLPIGFARALHMPVMVYYLVFICIHVFLVFATGALRNFNHMYAGEDVVNWVGFGWFVASLVVIIGAFVALRPTIIAPVAKKFGQVTAR from the coding sequence ATGGACGGCACTTCGCCACAGAACAAAATTTCCGCAACTCCCCCAGCACCAGGAAATGCTATTCCTGCACCTGGAGGTGCCATTCCTGCGCCAATAAATAACGCCCAGAACCCCGTTTCTCAGCCTGATCCACCGAAGCTTCCAGCCCCAGGTTCAGCAATTCCTACCCCAGGCGGAGCTGTACCCACACCAGGAATGGCAATCCCTGTTCCTGGCACTGCGACTCCAGCTGTTCCTGCCCCACCTACAGCCCCATTGACTCCAGCAGCCCCAGGTTCAGCAATTCCAGCACCTGGACTTAGCACCCCTGCAGTCAGCGCTCCAGGAAACGCAGTTTCAACACCAGGTATTGCAAGCCCTACTCCTGGAGCAGCTATCCCAGCACCCGGAATGGCTACTCCCAGCGCACCAGGTTCGAGTGCTCCGAGCATTCCGGTTCCTGGTTCTGTAACTCCACCTGCACCTGGTATTGCTGCGCCGGGAGCGACACTTCCTGCACCAGGCATTCCAACCCCAGGTGCGGCACTTCCAATACCTGGAGCACCTGGTGTCCCTGGCATCCCACAAGCACCTGGAACTCCGGGTGCTCCGACTGCAGCAGCGACCCCTGTGAAGCCAGTCTTCCAAGACGCAGAGAAATTACCTCGCACTGATGAAGCTGGAAATACAAAGAAGGAATTGCCGCTGCGCGTAAGGTTGGCGCAGCCGATCACTCGTAAGCAGTGGGCTATGACTCTTGGAGTGTTTTTCCTGGGTGCGGTTGTTGTGGCCGCTGTCGCCGTGACTCTTACCAAGTGGGCGTTTACGACCGAATGGTTGCAGGATTTCGTCGAGAAGTATCCCGGAAAATATGACACTCCTGCCGGCGCTCCGGTGGGTATTCCGGCATGGTTGAGTTGGCAGCACTTCTTCAACATGTTCTTCATGGTGTTGATCATCAAGACTGGCATCGAGATCAATAGAACTCGCAGGCCAAAGGGTTATTGGACGCCGAAAAAGGGCGGTAAGAAGATTTCCTTAACCTTGTGGATTCACCTTGTGTTGGATCTGTTGTGGATCATCAACGGTGCGGTGTTTATTGTGTTGCTCTTTGCTACTGGCCAGTGGATGCGCATTGTTCCCACTAGTTGGGATGTGTTCCCGAATGCGCTTAGTGCTGGGTTGCAGTACTTGTCGTTGGATTGGCCTACGGAGAATGGTTGGGCGAATTACAACAGCCTGCAGGAATTGACGTATTTCTTCACGATCTTCATTGCAGCACCGTTGTCTATTGTCTCTGGTTTCCGGATGTCTAGTTATTGGCCGAAGAACAATGCTGCGATGAATAAGGTGCTTCCTATTGGGTTTGCGCGTGCGCTGCATATGCCGGTCATGGTGTATTACCTGGTGTTTATCTGCATTCATGTGTTCTTGGTGTTCGCTACTGGTGCGCTGCGCAATTTCAACCACATGTATGCGGGTGAAGATGTAGTCAACTGGGTTGGCTTTGGTTGGTTTGTGGCTTCTTTGGTTGTCATCATCGGAGCTTTTGTGGCACTGCGCCCAACAATCATTGCACCGGTGGCGAAAAAGTTTGGTCAGGTTACTGCTCGCTAA
- a CDS encoding ATP-binding cassette domain-containing protein, which translates to MAITQIIGPSGSGLTRALEERYRATPGAVMLTADPRAHITYLRATVAEELAFGLEQRGIAPAQMREKVARIGLGLEQLLKRSPAQLSGGQTRRLAIGAVAILEAPTMLLDDPFSGLDTSSRAQLIALLESYEGDVIVAAHKPWLDAPTTYLGNMDVPVLPAPVEFSGDARTFSGISGSRGSAHRRWWQFHNPQPQFQIGPVDISVRAGEVLWLRGSNGSGKSTLLRSLADQPGTALMLQNPIDQVIDATVAQWIPGSDSQEHPLDLSQRELRLAQCDAALRRDPDVLLADEPDVGLDIGGRNAIHQRFADFLRSGGALVLTCHDETFIADVAAYAQVSELAL; encoded by the coding sequence GTGGCTATAACACAGATAATCGGCCCGTCGGGCTCAGGGCTCACGCGCGCCCTGGAGGAACGCTATCGGGCCACACCCGGCGCGGTCATGCTCACCGCTGATCCGCGCGCGCACATCACATATTTGCGCGCAACGGTCGCGGAAGAGTTGGCGTTCGGGCTAGAGCAACGTGGCATCGCCCCTGCTCAGATGCGGGAAAAAGTGGCGCGCATCGGACTCGGGCTGGAGCAGTTGCTTAAGCGTTCGCCCGCGCAGCTATCCGGCGGGCAAACCAGGAGGCTTGCTATCGGCGCCGTCGCAATCTTAGAAGCACCAACGATGCTTCTCGACGACCCCTTCTCAGGTCTTGACACCTCCTCGCGCGCCCAACTCATTGCGTTGTTGGAATCATATGAGGGGGATGTCATTGTCGCTGCACACAAACCGTGGCTCGATGCGCCGACCACCTATTTAGGAAACATGGATGTGCCTGTTTTACCTGCACCTGTGGAATTTTCCGGCGACGCTCGGACTTTTTCTGGCATCAGTGGATCACGTGGTTCAGCGCACCGGCGATGGTGGCAATTTCACAACCCGCAACCACAATTTCAGATCGGGCCTGTGGATATTAGCGTGCGTGCAGGGGAAGTTTTGTGGCTGCGTGGCTCTAACGGCTCCGGAAAATCAACCCTTTTGCGCAGCTTGGCAGATCAACCTGGCACCGCATTGATGCTGCAAAACCCCATTGACCAGGTTATTGATGCAACCGTGGCGCAATGGATACCTGGCAGTGATAGCCAAGAACACCCGCTGGATTTATCACAACGTGAACTCCGTCTTGCCCAATGCGATGCTGCTCTGAGGAGGGATCCTGACGTTTTGCTTGCCGATGAACCCGATGTTGGCCTAGATATTGGCGGAAGAAATGCCATCCACCAACGATTCGCTGACTTTTTGAGGTCCGGCGGGGCGCTAGTTCTTACATGCCACGATGAAACCTTCATTGCAGACGTTGCGGCGTACGCACAAGTGAGCGAATTGGCGCTTTAA
- a CDS encoding energy-coupling factor transporter transmembrane component T family protein codes for MNPLTWIMGALSMWIVVLGVNDLRLSLAVVVLAQIVALLRVHNVAVLASTALLAIPVLVSMMLIHMPYSTDGWLVALALTARFSALMSVFLLAATAITIPELVKSLYRWPKLAYIVGSALQMVPQGKHTLATIRDANALRGRSTKGPVQAVKYVGLPLITHLLSAGASRAIPLEVAGLDRPGPRTVLVEVVEGRVEKHLRWLLPLSAIGVVLWL; via the coding sequence TTGAACCCGTTGACTTGGATCATGGGGGCGCTGAGCATGTGGATTGTGGTGCTTGGCGTTAATGATCTTCGCTTAAGCCTTGCTGTGGTGGTTCTCGCACAGATTGTTGCTCTGCTTCGAGTACACAACGTGGCGGTTTTGGCCTCAACGGCGTTGTTGGCGATTCCCGTGCTGGTGTCCATGATGCTGATCCACATGCCGTATTCCACCGATGGCTGGCTGGTGGCGCTTGCATTGACTGCGCGTTTTAGTGCGTTGATGTCAGTGTTCTTATTGGCGGCCACCGCGATTACGATCCCTGAGCTGGTGAAATCGCTATACCGTTGGCCCAAATTGGCATATATCGTGGGCTCCGCTTTACAGATGGTGCCGCAAGGGAAACACACTTTGGCGACGATCCGCGATGCGAATGCTTTGCGCGGGCGCAGCACTAAAGGTCCAGTGCAGGCTGTGAAATATGTGGGTCTACCCCTAATTACGCATCTGCTTAGCGCTGGTGCGAGCCGCGCGATCCCGTTGGAAGTTGCTGGATTGGATCGGCCGGGGCCTCGTACGGTGTTGGTGGAAGTGGTGGAGGGGCGCGTCGAAAAGCATCTTCGGTGGCTGCTTCCGCTGAGCGCAATTGGGGTGGTTTTGTGGCTATAA
- a CDS encoding glycosyl transferase family 9, with protein sequence MSRISQLMVALGGLLIAATWLYVVLVRPTDWESVGGSTEALITLVGYVGGTIALLIGVLPTLPARTIAIIPVALVLNILLGQVVGSIGIPLYLDAVGTVLVAALAGSRAGLATGALSAVVWSLFNPLALPFAAGSALTGWLAGVAISKGALKNIFAAIISGALIGIITGAVAAPVAAFVYGGTAGVGTGALVSLFREMGNSLLASVTWQSFISDPLDKAIIMVIVFVVIKSLPKRTTRALAPQS encoded by the coding sequence ATGTCACGCATTTCTCAACTCATGGTCGCACTCGGTGGCCTACTTATTGCTGCTACCTGGTTGTATGTAGTTTTGGTTCGGCCTACTGATTGGGAATCAGTGGGTGGTTCAACAGAAGCACTGATCACATTGGTGGGTTATGTCGGTGGCACGATTGCTTTGCTAATTGGTGTGCTTCCCACCCTTCCAGCCAGGACCATTGCGATCATTCCAGTGGCCTTAGTGCTCAATATTTTGCTCGGCCAAGTAGTCGGCTCCATTGGTATTCCGCTGTATCTGGATGCGGTGGGCACTGTGCTCGTGGCAGCTTTGGCGGGATCTCGTGCAGGCTTAGCAACTGGAGCATTAAGTGCTGTGGTGTGGTCCTTGTTTAATCCACTGGCCTTGCCTTTTGCTGCGGGCTCCGCGCTGACTGGTTGGTTAGCAGGTGTGGCTATTTCTAAAGGCGCGCTGAAAAATATCTTTGCCGCCATCATTTCCGGCGCCCTCATTGGCATTATTACTGGTGCGGTGGCAGCTCCTGTGGCGGCGTTTGTTTATGGCGGAACCGCAGGCGTGGGTACAGGTGCATTGGTAAGCCTTTTCCGCGAGATGGGTAACTCCTTGCTGGCGTCTGTCACCTGGCAGTCCTTCATTTCTGATCCTTTGGATAAAGCGATCATCATGGTGATTGTTTTTGTAGTCATCAAATCACTTCCCAAGCGCACCACCAGGGCGTTGGCTCCGCAATCTTGA
- a CDS encoding NADPH-dependent oxidoreductase: protein MPTPEELLAARYGAPVSWTPPQWNHTLDIIHQHRSVRRWLDKPVADDTIRTIISAAQSGSTSSNKQVISVIVVKDPEARKALSEISQQMFPHLEQVPVVLIWLIDFSRIRYAATREQLPTGAHDYLDEAALGFLDAGVAAQNAAIAAESLGLGTLYLGSVRNDVEAVQKLLGIPPEIVPVLGLEIGHPDPTEPAGIKPRLPQEAIVHWDTYSTPDPTHIDAYDQALDTYFSRYGQHQLWSTQMAHRAASTSTTKTNRKFLRRVLERAGFGLK, encoded by the coding sequence ATGCCAACCCCTGAAGAACTTTTAGCCGCTCGCTATGGAGCCCCGGTATCGTGGACTCCTCCGCAGTGGAATCACACCCTGGATATCATTCATCAGCACAGATCAGTGCGCCGCTGGCTGGATAAACCAGTAGCTGATGACACCATCCGCACCATTATTTCCGCAGCACAATCTGGTTCCACTTCTTCTAATAAACAGGTGATCTCGGTGATCGTGGTCAAAGATCCAGAGGCCCGGAAAGCTTTGTCGGAGATTAGCCAACAAATGTTCCCGCACCTGGAACAAGTCCCCGTGGTGCTGATCTGGCTGATAGATTTTTCCCGCATCCGGTATGCCGCCACCCGCGAACAACTTCCTACCGGCGCGCATGATTACCTCGATGAAGCAGCTTTAGGTTTCCTTGATGCTGGAGTTGCCGCGCAAAATGCCGCGATAGCAGCAGAATCCCTCGGCCTGGGCACCCTCTATTTAGGCTCTGTCCGCAATGATGTGGAAGCCGTGCAGAAATTATTGGGTATCCCGCCAGAGATCGTCCCTGTGCTAGGCCTCGAGATCGGTCACCCCGACCCAACTGAACCTGCCGGAATTAAACCCCGCCTGCCACAAGAAGCCATCGTGCATTGGGATACCTATTCCACCCCAGACCCAACCCATATTGATGCCTATGACCAGGCCTTGGACACCTACTTTTCCCGCTACGGCCAGCACCAGCTGTGGTCGACGCAGATGGCGCACAGGGCGGCGTCGACAAGCACGACGAAGACCAACCGCAAATTCCTGCGCCGGGTGCTAGAGCGCGCCGGGTTCGGGCTGAAATAA